A region of Pseudomonas cavernicola DNA encodes the following proteins:
- a CDS encoding PilZ domain-containing protein, translating into MSESANERRRFQRIAFDASTEIAQGERRWVVELHDLSLKGLLVKRPHNWSGDHDQPFEARIELSADAQVTMEVVLTRIQGDLLGFVCRHIDLDSISHLRRLVELNLGDETLLERELASLDGE; encoded by the coding sequence ATGAGTGAGTCAGCCAACGAGCGGCGGCGTTTTCAGCGCATCGCCTTCGACGCCAGCACCGAAATCGCCCAGGGCGAACGGCGCTGGGTGGTTGAGTTGCATGACCTGTCGCTCAAGGGCTTGCTGGTAAAGCGCCCGCACAATTGGAGCGGTGACCACGACCAGCCGTTCGAGGCTCGCATTGAGCTGAGTGCCGACGCGCAAGTCACCATGGAAGTGGTGCTGACCCGCATCCAGGGGGACCTGCTTGGGTTTGTCTGCCGGCATATCGATCTCGACTCCATCAGCCACTTGCGCCGTCTGGTCGAACTCAACCTGGGCGATGAAACACTGCTGGAACGCGAGCTGGCCTCGCTGGACGGAGAATAA
- the radA gene encoding DNA repair protein RadA — translation MAKAKRMYGCTECGATFPKWAGQCGECGAWNTLVESMIEAGSEAANGRASWAGQQAQIKTLAEVSVEEMPRFSTASAELDRVLGGGLVDGSVVLIGGDPGIGKSTILLQTLCNIATRLPALYVTGEESQQQVAMRARRLGLPEDQLKVMTETCIEVIIATARIEQPKVMVIDSIQTIFTEQLQSAPGGVSQVRESAALLVRYAKQSGTAIFLVGHVTKEGSLAGPRVLEHMVDTVLYFEGESDGRLRLLRAVKNRFGAINELGVFGMTDRGLKEVSNPSAIFLTRAQEEVPGSVVMATWEGTRPMLVEVQALVDTSHLANPRRVTLGLDQNRLAMLLAVLHRHGGIPTHDQDVFLNVVGGVKVLETASDLALMAAVMSSLRNRPLPHDLLVFGEVGLSGEVRPVPSGQERLKEAAKHGFKRAIVPKGNAPKENPPGLQVIAVTRLEQALDALFE, via the coding sequence ATGGCCAAGGCCAAGCGTATGTACGGTTGCACCGAATGTGGTGCCACCTTCCCCAAATGGGCCGGGCAATGCGGTGAATGTGGAGCGTGGAACACTCTGGTCGAAAGCATGATCGAAGCCGGCAGCGAGGCTGCCAATGGGCGAGCGAGCTGGGCTGGGCAACAGGCGCAGATCAAGACCCTGGCCGAGGTCAGCGTCGAGGAGATGCCGCGCTTCTCCACGGCGTCTGCTGAGCTGGATCGGGTGCTCGGGGGCGGCCTGGTGGATGGCTCGGTGGTGCTGATCGGCGGCGACCCGGGGATCGGCAAGTCGACCATCCTCCTGCAAACCCTGTGCAATATCGCCACGCGCCTGCCGGCGCTGTATGTCACCGGCGAGGAGTCTCAGCAGCAGGTGGCCATGCGTGCGCGGCGCCTGGGTTTGCCGGAAGACCAGTTGAAGGTGATGACCGAGACCTGCATCGAGGTGATCATCGCCACCGCACGCATCGAGCAGCCGAAAGTGATGGTGATCGACTCGATCCAGACCATCTTCACCGAGCAATTGCAGTCGGCGCCCGGCGGCGTTTCGCAAGTACGCGAGAGTGCGGCGTTGCTGGTGCGTTATGCCAAACAGAGCGGCACGGCGATCTTCCTGGTTGGCCACGTTACTAAAGAGGGGTCGCTGGCGGGGCCGCGAGTGCTCGAGCACATGGTCGATACCGTGTTGTATTTCGAAGGCGAATCGGATGGCCGACTGCGCTTGCTGCGTGCGGTGAAGAACCGTTTCGGCGCGATCAACGAACTTGGCGTGTTCGGCATGACCGACCGCGGCCTGAAGGAGGTTTCCAACCCTTCGGCGATCTTTCTCACCCGCGCTCAGGAGGAGGTGCCGGGCAGTGTGGTGATGGCGACTTGGGAAGGTACGCGGCCGATGCTGGTCGAGGTGCAGGCGTTGGTCGACACCAGTCACCTGGCCAACCCGCGGCGGGTCACTCTGGGGCTGGATCAGAACCGGCTAGCCATGTTGCTGGCAGTGCTGCACCGGCATGGCGGAATTCCAACTCACGACCAGGATGTGTTCCTTAATGTGGTCGGCGGGGTCAAGGTACTGGAGACCGCGTCGGACCTGGCCTTGATGGCTGCGGTGATGTCCAGCCTGCGCAATCGGCCGCTGCCGCATGATCTGCTGGTGTTTGGCGAGGTCGGCTTGTCCGGTGAGGTGCGCCCGGTGCCGAGCGGTCAGGAGCGCTTGAAAGAGGCGGCCAAGCACGGCTTCAAGCGCGCCATCGTGCCGAAAGGTAATGCGCCAAAAGAGAACCCGCCAGGGTTGCAGGTGATTGCGGTGACGCGTCTTGAACAGGCGTTGGATGCGTTGTTCGAGTAA
- a CDS encoding YdcH family protein: protein MTLEYHPLMREFPEFHAELLALHGSDAHFTRLAADYEALDKRIYRVEDGREPLDAEALQVLKNERVTLNVEIARQLKQAANGRGA from the coding sequence ATGACGCTCGAATACCATCCGCTGATGCGGGAGTTTCCAGAGTTTCATGCCGAGCTGCTGGCCTTGCATGGCAGCGATGCGCATTTCACCCGCTTGGCGGCGGACTACGAGGCGCTGGACAAACGCATCTATCGGGTCGAGGACGGCCGCGAGCCGTTGGATGCGGAGGCGCTGCAAGTGCTGAAGAACGAACGGGTGACGCTCAACGTCGAAATCGCTCGGCAACTGAAGCAGGCGGCCAACGGCAGAGGTGCTTGA
- the mscL gene encoding large-conductance mechanosensitive channel protein MscL, giving the protein MSVLSEFKAFAVKGNVVDMAVGIIIGAAFGKIVSSFVGDVVMPPIGLLIGGVDFSQLAISLKAAEGDAPAVVLSYGKFIQTVLDFIIVAFAIFMGVKVINKLKREEAAAPTLPPVPTPEEVLLTEIRDLLKTPQNK; this is encoded by the coding sequence ATGAGCGTGCTCAGCGAATTCAAGGCCTTCGCGGTCAAGGGCAATGTCGTCGACATGGCGGTCGGGATCATCATCGGTGCCGCCTTCGGCAAAATCGTTTCGTCGTTCGTGGGTGACGTGGTGATGCCGCCGATTGGTTTGCTGATTGGTGGCGTGGACTTCTCCCAACTGGCCATCTCCCTGAAAGCCGCCGAGGGCGATGCTCCGGCAGTCGTGCTGAGCTACGGTAAATTTATCCAGACGGTTCTGGACTTCATCATCGTCGCCTTTGCCATCTTCATGGGGGTCAAGGTGATCAACAAACTCAAGCGTGAAGAAGCTGCGGCGCCGACGCTGCCGCCGGTACCGACGCCGGAAGAGGTTCTCCTAACGGAGATCCGTGACCTGCTCAAGACTCCACAAAATAAGTAG
- a CDS encoding ferredoxin--NADP reductase, protein MTASEDKFTRQTLLDVRPWSPTLFSLRCTRDAHFRFRAGQFARLGVEKADGTKVWRAYSMLSAPHDEYLEFFSIVVPDGEFTSELNRLQAGDQLLVERQPFGFLTLDRFIDGQDLWLLGTGTGLAPFLSILQDFEVWERFERIVLVYSARTTGELAYQELISRLMQREYLQEYAHKLTYLPIVTREQVAGTLHGRVTTLIANGELECAAGLALVPESSRVMLCGNPQMIDDCRALLKARDMQLSLTRRPGQVAVENYW, encoded by the coding sequence ATGACCGCCAGCGAAGACAAGTTCACTCGCCAAACATTGTTAGACGTTCGCCCCTGGTCGCCGACTTTGTTCAGCCTGCGCTGCACGCGTGATGCGCATTTTCGTTTTCGCGCTGGCCAATTCGCCCGCCTTGGGGTGGAAAAGGCCGATGGCACAAAAGTCTGGCGGGCGTATTCGATGCTCTCGGCGCCCCATGATGAGTACCTGGAGTTCTTCTCCATCGTCGTGCCGGATGGTGAGTTCACCAGCGAACTCAACCGCCTGCAGGCTGGTGATCAGCTGTTGGTTGAGCGCCAACCTTTTGGTTTTCTCACCCTGGATCGCTTTATCGATGGCCAAGATCTGTGGCTGTTGGGCACAGGTACCGGTTTGGCACCGTTTCTGTCGATTCTGCAGGACTTCGAGGTATGGGAGCGTTTCGAGCGCATCGTGTTGGTCTACAGCGCGCGTACTACCGGCGAATTGGCCTATCAGGAGCTGATTTCGCGGTTGATGCAGCGTGAGTATTTGCAGGAGTATGCGCACAAGCTGACCTATTTGCCGATCGTCACCCGTGAGCAGGTTGCCGGCACCTTGCATGGACGTGTGACGACGCTGATCGCCAACGGCGAGCTGGAGTGCGCTGCTGGCTTGGCGCTGGTGCCGGAGTCTTCGCGAGTGATGTTGTGTGGCAATCCGCAGATGATCGATGACTGCCGGGCGCTGCTGAAAGCACGGGATATGCAGCTCAGCCTGACCCGTCGCCCAGGGCAGGTCGCGGTGGAAAACTATTGGTAA